Proteins found in one Maridesulfovibrio sp. genomic segment:
- a CDS encoding chemotaxis protein CheW yields MTGSKILLESGTNEVELLELYLDEGSGDSYKRWSFGLNVAKVKKIIRENDLKNFSGRKQHGSADQVAPDIDTKNPLVLGLFEFMGSVIPLIDLSGWLRMEPVAKDQRMVLITEFNEVVSAFLVSGVNRIHRISWQELESLQGNMARYAEGTIIGTVKLTDPDRILQVLDLEQAMEDLNPERDKAAINEVEESIDCVYQALCADDSRSMRNLVKLSLERGGFEVEAYPNGLEIWKALKEISEKVGKTGMHVSEFVQLVVSDIEMPGMDGHALTKRIKEDPNLRDLTVYLFSSLITDDLLHKGEAVGANRQYSKPQIATLVRQSREDLNKIYKCGA; encoded by the coding sequence ATGACGGGTAGCAAAATTCTGCTTGAGTCCGGCACAAATGAGGTGGAACTTCTGGAACTCTATCTGGATGAAGGTAGTGGTGACAGTTATAAACGCTGGTCTTTCGGGCTGAATGTCGCGAAAGTGAAAAAGATTATCCGCGAAAACGACCTGAAAAATTTTTCCGGTCGCAAACAGCACGGCTCCGCAGATCAGGTTGCACCGGATATTGATACAAAGAATCCTCTGGTTCTGGGCCTGTTTGAGTTTATGGGATCGGTAATCCCGCTTATAGATTTAAGCGGCTGGCTGCGTATGGAACCGGTTGCCAAAGACCAGCGCATGGTTTTGATTACGGAATTTAATGAAGTTGTCAGCGCATTCCTTGTTTCCGGGGTCAACCGGATACACCGGATAAGCTGGCAGGAGCTTGAGTCTTTACAAGGTAACATGGCCAGATACGCCGAAGGAACCATCATCGGAACGGTCAAACTTACCGATCCTGACCGTATTCTGCAGGTGCTTGATCTGGAGCAGGCAATGGAAGACCTCAATCCGGAGCGGGATAAAGCCGCCATCAACGAGGTTGAAGAATCAATAGATTGCGTCTATCAGGCGTTGTGTGCCGACGATTCACGTTCCATGCGTAATCTGGTTAAACTCTCTTTGGAACGGGGTGGTTTTGAGGTTGAGGCTTACCCTAACGGCCTTGAAATCTGGAAAGCCCTTAAAGAAATTTCAGAGAAAGTCGGCAAAACAGGGATGCATGTCTCCGAATTCGTCCAATTGGTTGTCTCCGATATTGAAATGCCCGGAATGGACGGCCATGCCCTGACGAAACGCATCAAGGAAGATCCGAATCTGCGTGATCTGACTGTATATCTCTTTTCATCCCTGATCACTGACGATCTGCTGCACAAAGGGGAAGCTGTAGGGGCTAACCGGCAGTATTCCAAGCCGCAGATAGCCACGCTGGTAAGGCAGTCTCGCGAGGATTTGAATAAGATTTACAAATGCGGCGCTTAA